From one Stieleria sp. JC731 genomic stretch:
- the ruvX gene encoding Holliday junction resolvase RuvX, with product MTASPESSSDEFPSSGRLAAIDYGTVRIGVAVCDPNRTLASPVEVYQVRSPELDAKYFRQLVKDERLVGFVVGLPIHCDGAESQKSQESRKFARWLNEETGLPIRLFDERFSTAAAKERLRSAANSRKKNKKRLDAVAALVLLESFLEACHYHGKLMGQTIEVSDGGADSLED from the coding sequence ATGACTGCTTCTCCGGAATCATCTTCCGATGAGTTCCCGTCGTCCGGGCGTCTTGCCGCGATCGATTATGGAACTGTCAGAATTGGCGTAGCTGTCTGTGATCCCAACCGGACGCTAGCAAGCCCGGTTGAAGTCTACCAAGTTCGCTCACCGGAACTTGATGCCAAGTATTTCCGTCAGCTGGTAAAAGACGAGCGGCTCGTTGGCTTTGTTGTCGGATTACCGATCCATTGCGATGGCGCCGAAAGCCAAAAGAGTCAAGAGAGTCGCAAGTTTGCGCGCTGGCTGAACGAGGAAACCGGCCTACCTATCCGTCTATTTGACGAACGATTCAGCACCGCAGCAGCGAAAGAACGACTGCGTAGTGCGGCAAATTCAAGAAAGAAAAACAAGAAGCGGCTCGACGCTGTAGCCGCGCTTGTTTTGTTGGAATCCTTTCTGGAAGCCTGCCATTATCACGGCAAGCTGATGGGGCAGACGATTGAAGTCTCCGACGGTGGAGCAGACTCGCTCGAGGATTAA
- a CDS encoding 50S ribosomal protein bL37 has protein sequence MAKPQHKLKKANHGRRPASAKARKAKRKKIKT, from the coding sequence ATGGCCAAGCCACAGCACAAATTGAAGAAAGCGAACCACGGACGTCGTCCGGCGAGCGCCAAAGCACGCAAAGCAAAGCGAAAAAAGATCAAGACCTAA
- a CDS encoding 3-hydroxyacyl-ACP dehydratase FabZ family protein has protein sequence MAKTDFIVDLSLLEHDQPVADLEAIRALNPQRHEMEHLTGILYEDVETLRCAGYKDVTHDEFWIRGHMPGMPVMPGVIQLEAVAQLSSFFAQKHDLLGAEMVGFGGVDDARFRDVVVPGDRLVLMIRLTKARRNRMIVAEFQGVVGEKLVVDGTIRGIPLPVAAVKSHLAARAAQNAV, from the coding sequence GTGGCCAAAACCGACTTTATTGTTGACCTCTCATTGTTGGAGCATGATCAGCCGGTCGCTGATCTGGAAGCCATTCGCGCACTGAACCCTCAGCGCCATGAGATGGAGCACCTGACTGGCATCTTGTATGAAGATGTCGAGACCCTGCGATGCGCCGGTTACAAAGACGTAACCCATGACGAATTTTGGATTCGTGGCCACATGCCCGGAATGCCGGTCATGCCAGGCGTCATTCAACTCGAAGCCGTAGCCCAGTTGTCCAGCTTCTTTGCTCAAAAGCACGATTTGCTAGGGGCAGAAATGGTTGGCTTTGGCGGTGTGGACGACGCACGATTTCGTGACGTTGTCGTCCCCGGTGACCGCTTGGTCTTGATGATTCGTTTGACGAAAGCCAGACGAAACCGAATGATCGTGGCGGAGTTTCAAGGGGTTGTCGGCGAAAAGCTTGTCGTCGACGGCACCATCCGCGGAATCCCTCTGCCGGTCGCTGCTGTGAAGTCGCATCTGGCGGCTCGAGCTGCCCAAAACGCTGTTTGA
- a CDS encoding NRDE family protein: protein MCLLAVQYQLVPESPILVAANREEYFDRPSLAPSIQSGKPRVLCGIDQKAGGTWLGVNQNGLFVGVCNRATTMPLFGQRSRGSLAMDLLRCTSASRALEKALNELGETQYEGCNLVIADAKSGYAIYSDQRQEVVDLQPGLNIIGSHNLNDPDDERVCMARRLLTLQTLDSPVKFLAVASRVFARAPVGPGRPSMTIRNKDYGTVSSSLIALGVKPRDAIYQYSNGAPDQTKYEDCSPMLRDILSRGLREARTKAKVGA, encoded by the coding sequence ATGTGCTTATTGGCCGTTCAGTATCAATTGGTCCCAGAAAGTCCGATTCTTGTTGCCGCCAATCGAGAGGAATATTTTGACAGACCAAGTTTGGCACCTTCGATCCAATCTGGAAAGCCCCGAGTCCTGTGCGGGATCGATCAAAAAGCCGGTGGTACTTGGCTAGGTGTCAATCAAAACGGTTTATTTGTCGGGGTTTGTAATCGAGCGACGACGATGCCTTTATTTGGGCAACGTTCTCGCGGATCCCTTGCGATGGATCTACTGCGTTGCACCAGCGCATCGCGTGCCTTGGAAAAGGCGCTCAATGAATTGGGTGAAACGCAATACGAAGGTTGTAACTTAGTCATCGCCGATGCCAAGAGTGGGTACGCAATCTACTCTGACCAGCGTCAGGAAGTGGTTGACCTACAACCCGGCTTGAACATCATCGGATCTCATAACCTGAATGATCCCGATGACGAACGAGTTTGCATGGCGCGTCGGCTGCTAACGCTGCAGACACTCGATTCGCCAGTCAAATTCCTTGCCGTTGCAAGCCGCGTTTTTGCTCGAGCACCGGTCGGACCTGGCCGCCCTAGCATGACGATTCGTAACAAAGACTACGGAACGGTAAGCAGTTCGCTGATCGCTCTGGGAGTCAAACCTCGCGATGCGATCTATCAGTACAGCAATGGTGCTCCGGACCAAACCAAGTACGAAGATTGCTCGCCAATGTTGCGGGATATCCTTAGTCGCGGACTTCGTGAAGCGCGCACCAAAGCAAAGGTAGGTGCCTAA